In Capsicum annuum cultivar UCD-10X-F1 unplaced genomic scaffold, UCD10Xv1.1 ctg49624, whole genome shotgun sequence, the DNA window GAAAACTGAAATTCTGGTCAGATCACTAAGTTGACGTCCGAAATGATAAGAGTAAATTATTAAGAAGACAATCGTAGAAATTATGCTCTCTCTCTTAAGGTTTAAGTACAATAGTCAAAACATGTAATAAAGGAGATAAAGGTGTATAATCTGTGAGCAAGAAAACCCTTCTGACATACATTTTCATGGAGCTTTTTCAACTAAAAAGGCTACTGTGTAGATAATACAAACTGAATAAATATCGAAATTTAACCAAATGGATTTCAGGTTGTATGCTTTCAATAAAAGAACAGTCACATGGAAGGCTGCAAATTAAAAAGTCAGTTCAACCTTCTGTGTGCAATAAAATAGATCATTTACACTAACCTAAACAACATCACAGTAGAAATCAATACATGGACAAGTTACCTCTTTATTATCTACCAAACCATCCCTAACTTCATAAACACCCTGAAGGCTTCTCTGCCTACAAAGACTTACAAGATCAAACGGAAGTACTAAACCATAAACATTTCGCTTAATGTTGTGTTGTTTATACACCATAAAGATCATAGCATGTAGatttcaaacagatatatatgGTCATCCTTCACGTATTGTAACACATAGTCCggttcttgtttcttcttttgataTCATCATGTAATGTAGAACATAATGTAGTATTTAGCCTTAAACTGAACCAGAAATGAcaacaaaaattgaagaaaaagggcATTTAGATCTTTGAGTATCGTTTAACTTACCAAAACTGAATCAGCAGCCTGTACAAGCCTATGAACAGGCAGTTCAAGTGCCTAGAAAACAGATCAGTCCAGTTAAAACATCAAAGATTATCACAACAAATGCATATAGAAGTAAACTGTATCTACCTAATTCACAAAGTGCCACCAGTTCATTATTGTTTCATCTAACTCAATTAGGATTTTCTTTATGGTAAATACTACAAATCGCTCTACCATAATGATTCATTTGACTCGGGGTAGTACTAACTAACTGCATATTAGAATGTTATTTACTTAACAAACAAGAAAATGTGTACTCACAACTGATGCATTGAATATATGGGCGCTATCAATTTGCAGCTTCAGACCATATTTCTTTGATAGCTCTCCGACTTTGTCTGTATACTCTATGGAAAGGCATCTGCCTCCTGAACTGCATTCATAGGAACATCGTTAAAGACTCGCATCAGAAAAGGACTCGATGACAAGAAAAGAATGATCATTGAGTTATTAGAGGATCTAGTAAGAAATTACGAAGCTGAAGAACCAATACTTTTGAGTCGAACACAATATATGTCTGAAAAGTACAATGTAAATATAGTTAAACATACATTTTAAAACGAATAACATTTAAATTTTGGATCCGCCATAGACTATGTATGGtccaaaaatagaataacaaacTAAAGATACATTTCTAgcaaaaatcaaacatatatagCAAAAATAACCATATACTGCACCAATAACAACAATACTAACAACTACAACATACTCAATGTACGTAGACTTTACCTCTACCTATGGGAGATATGAGAGTATAGTATATACTTACCGAGCATGTGAATTCTCCAAGCAAACTATTATCCAAGATGATGGAGAGTAAACTATTAGAAGTAGAAACCGGCAAAGGGACGACCACAGAAACATGCAAGGACAACAACAAGGAAATACAATAATCAAGGCTAACCAATCAAGCAATTGAAATAGAAACATAAGAATaggaaaataaaagaataattaatcaATAACAATAAGCATACTCACGCAAATGAAAGTAATGAAATGATACTGGAAATTAAAAAGGGTattcaaaattcccaaatttcaacctttaacaatacaaaaataagcacaaaaaaaaaaaaaaaaatgggtatTCAAGAATCCCATATTCTGCCTTCTAACAACACAAGGAAAACGGtagaataattatttaaaaaaaaaaaaagattcaagaATCCCACTTTCCAACTTGTaacaccaaaaaaagaaaaaaaaaagattaaaatccgcatgaagatgaagaaaatactaAAGCTTAAAAACTTACTTGTGATCAACAGCTGAATGCAAGTGAACATATACTCTTATTTATTCAAGTACCCGGTCTGTGTTCTAGAAATGTCTCTTTTTGATTTCGGGGTGACAGTGATAGAGCAAAATGGAAATATCCAagattattttggataattgCAGGAaagtttaacaattttttttttttaaataaaaattatgaaatgtctaaaatacccttgaGGGTTCTATTGATCATCTTTCTATATAGTAGTAATTATTAGAGA includes these proteins:
- the LOC107873131 gene encoding low-specificity L-threonine aldolase 1 isoform X2 codes for the protein MFLFQLLDWLALIIVFPCCCPCMFLWSSLCRFLLLIVYSPSSWIIVCLENSHARSGGRCLSIEYTDKVGELSKKYGLKLQIDSAHIFNASVALELPVHRLVQAADSVLL
- the LOC107873131 gene encoding low-specificity L-threonine aldolase 1 isoform X3, whose amino-acid sequence is MFLFQLLDWLALIIVFPCCCPCMFLWSSLCRFLLLIVYSPSSWIIVCLENSHARSGGRCLSIEYTDKVGELSKKYGLKLQIDSAHIFNASVALELPVHRLVQAADSVLQL
- the LOC107873131 gene encoding low-specificity L-threonine aldolase 1 isoform X4 is translated as MFTCIQLLITIYSPSSWIIVCLENSHARSGGRCLSIEYTDKVGELSKKYGLKLQIDSAHIFNASVALELPVHRLVQAADSVLVRFY
- the LOC107873131 gene encoding low-specificity L-threonine aldolase 1 isoform X1; translation: MFLFQLLDWLALIIVFPCCCPCMFLWSSLCRFLLLIVYSPSSWIIVCLENSHARSGGRCLSIEYTDKVGELSKKYGLKLQIDSAHIFNASVALELPVHRLVQAADSVLVRFY